One segment of Clostridium botulinum DNA contains the following:
- the trhA gene encoding PAQR family membrane homeostasis protein TrhA — protein MNKYLREPVNGLTHLIGAILSLVGLVLMIVKVNISQGSLIEYVSIILFGISMILLYSASATYHSVIADSKIIKHLKKVDHSMIFVLIAGSYAPFCLIALQNSIGNKLFIAVATSALVGIIFKICWVTCPKWLSSVIYITIGWFAIFAIYPLSIALSPIGVSLLVLGGLMYTIGGIIYALKKDKIKIGIFGSHEIFHIFIMLGTLCHFICVFNYII, from the coding sequence ATGAACAAATATTTAAGAGAACCCGTAAATGGATTAACACACCTTATTGGTGCAATTTTATCACTAGTTGGATTAGTTTTAATGATAGTTAAAGTAAACATATCACAAGGATCATTGATAGAATATGTCTCTATCATCCTCTTTGGAATTAGTATGATTTTATTATATAGTGCTTCGGCAACTTACCATTCTGTTATTGCAGATTCGAAAATAATTAAACATCTAAAAAAAGTAGATCACTCTATGATTTTTGTGCTTATAGCAGGATCTTATGCACCATTTTGCTTAATTGCATTACAAAATTCTATTGGTAATAAACTTTTTATAGCAGTTGCTACATCTGCTTTAGTTGGGATAATATTTAAAATTTGTTGGGTTACATGTCCTAAATGGTTAAGTAGCGTTATATATATTACTATTGGTTGGTTTGCTATTTTTGCTATTTATCCATTATCAATAGCACTTTCACCAATAGGTGTAAGCCTACTTGTTTTAGGTGGATTGATGTATACAATTGGAGGGATAATATATGCCTTAAAGAAAGATAAAATAAAGATAGGTATATTTGGATCTCATGAGATATTTCATATATTCATAATGCTCGGAACATTATGTCACTTCATTTGTGTTTTCAATTATATAATTTAA
- a CDS encoding DUF1836 domain-containing protein produces MTKDILNIMENLNLDKKINLEDIPELDLYMDQVIQLFENKLSVLKRKEEDKVLTKTMINNYAKAKLLMSIKNKKYSKEHLILMSLIYDLKGALSINDIKLTLDNIVKKYENNEEYDLRSLYKTYLDMNSQDVNEFKEYMNDKEENVKNLLSENNINGDFEEKFLLVGSMISMSNMYRRMGEALIDEYFMGDEK; encoded by the coding sequence ATGACAAAAGATATATTAAATATAATGGAAAACCTAAACTTAGATAAAAAAATAAATTTAGAGGATATACCTGAACTAGATTTATATATGGATCAGGTTATTCAATTGTTTGAAAATAAATTATCAGTCCTTAAAAGAAAGGAAGAAGATAAAGTATTAACTAAAACTATGATTAATAATTATGCTAAGGCTAAATTATTAATGAGTATAAAGAATAAAAAATATTCTAAAGAACATTTAATATTAATGAGCTTAATATATGATTTAAAGGGTGCATTGTCAATAAACGATATAAAGCTTACATTAGATAATATAGTTAAAAAGTATGAAAACAATGAAGAATATGATTTGAGATCTCTTTATAAAACATATTTAGATATGAACTCTCAAGATGTTAATGAATTTAAGGAATATATGAACGATAAAGAAGAAAATGTAAAGAATCTTTTAAGTGAAAATAATATAAATGGTGATTTTGAAGAAAAATTTTTACTTGTTGGATCAATGATATCTATGAGTAATATGTATAGAAGAATGGGCGAAGCTTTAATTGATGAGTATTTTATGGGAGATGAAAAATAA
- a CDS encoding ABC-ATPase domain-containing protein: MKNFNDLRRDLINIDGKGYRSYKQLEGSYEFNDYILAIDHVQGDPFATPSRVRIIMDKKVSNIPEELINNNNKRIAVQDYLTRTFYKNIYSYSSKIFGSGKSGLISISKCTQEILDRTSIVISDKKIEARIEVGFPARGRSVLAKELEKILFDFLPKIVDSSLIYKNIDKNKFINQVKLVEDQQFIRNELKNNDLIGFIANGSILPRESGVSTKPLKDGIPFKSPENLEVKFNLPNKGEIVGMGIKKGITIIVGGGYHGKSTLLNALELGIYNHIEGDGREFVITDNTALKVRAEDGRVIKKDDISLFINNLPNKKDTTKFYSENASGSTSQAANIIEGIESGTKVFLIDEDTSATNFMIRDDVMQMLVSKDKEPITPFIEVARDLYNQKEISTIIVVGSSGDYFDIADNVIQMDCYNIKNVTEQAKSLSNGKILSKIKERNLNIQINLNRVIKKGSIEKGYKGVKIKTLGIDGLVINKENIDLRAVEQIVDSEQINTIGEIMKWAEDNVIDGKKTLIEVTDEIMNYIEKNGIISISNIKGGHGRLSMPRRQEIMATFNRFRSLKI, encoded by the coding sequence ATGAAAAATTTTAATGATTTGCGCAGAGATTTAATAAATATAGATGGAAAAGGATATAGATCATATAAGCAACTTGAAGGTAGTTATGAGTTTAATGATTATATATTAGCAATAGATCATGTACAAGGAGATCCATTTGCAACTCCTTCTAGAGTAAGAATAATAATGGATAAAAAAGTTTCAAATATTCCAGAAGAATTAATAAATAATAATAATAAAAGAATTGCCGTTCAAGATTATTTAACTAGAACATTTTATAAAAATATATATTCATATAGTAGTAAGATTTTTGGGTCAGGAAAAAGTGGATTAATTTCTATAAGTAAATGCACACAAGAAATTTTAGACAGAACATCTATTGTAATTAGTGATAAAAAAATAGAAGCTAGAATAGAAGTTGGATTTCCAGCAAGGGGTAGAAGTGTTCTTGCTAAGGAATTAGAAAAGATTTTATTTGATTTCCTACCTAAAATTGTAGATTCATCATTAATTTATAAAAATATAGATAAAAACAAATTTATAAATCAAGTAAAATTAGTTGAAGATCAACAGTTTATAAGAAATGAATTAAAAAATAATGATTTAATTGGATTTATTGCAAATGGATCTATATTACCTAGAGAATCAGGAGTATCAACTAAACCTTTAAAAGATGGAATACCATTTAAATCGCCTGAAAATTTAGAGGTTAAATTCAATTTACCTAATAAGGGTGAAATTGTAGGAATGGGAATTAAAAAAGGTATAACAATTATAGTTGGTGGAGGTTATCACGGAAAATCCACACTATTAAATGCATTGGAATTAGGTATTTATAATCATATTGAAGGTGACGGAAGAGAATTTGTAATAACAGATAATACAGCATTAAAAGTTAGAGCTGAAGATGGAAGGGTTATAAAGAAAGACGATATATCATTATTTATAAATAATTTACCTAATAAAAAAGATACAACTAAATTTTATAGTGAAAATGCGAGTGGAAGTACATCTCAAGCTGCAAATATAATAGAAGGTATAGAGAGTGGAACTAAGGTATTTTTAATAGATGAAGATACATCAGCTACTAATTTTATGATTAGAGATGATGTAATGCAGATGTTAGTTTCTAAAGATAAAGAACCTATAACACCTTTTATTGAAGTTGCTAGAGATTTGTATAATCAAAAAGAGATATCAACAATTATAGTAGTAGGAAGCTCTGGAGATTATTTTGATATTGCAGATAATGTAATACAAATGGATTGTTACAACATAAAAAATGTAACAGAACAAGCTAAGAGTTTAAGCAATGGAAAGATACTTTCTAAAATCAAAGAAAGAAATCTTAATATACAAATAAATTTAAATAGGGTTATTAAAAAAGGAAGTATTGAAAAAGGATATAAAGGCGTAAAAATAAAGACTCTAGGAATAGATGGATTAGTAATTAATAAAGAAAATATAGATTTAAGAGCAGTTGAACAAATAGTGGATAGTGAGCAAATTAACACTATTGGAGAGATTATGAAATGGGCAGAGGACAATGTTATAGACGGAAAGAAAACATTAATAGAAGTAACAGATGAAATAATGAATTATATAGAAAAGAATGGAATTATATCAATTAGCAATATAAAAGGTGGTCATGGCAGACTGTCAATGCCAAGAAGACAAGAAATAATGGCCACATTCAATAGATTTCGTAGTTTGAAAATATAA
- a CDS encoding type II toxin-antitoxin system PemK/MazF family toxin, with the protein MNIIDLEKIEEMKKQFHIKRNITSTNEIMMNEIEKVLVATKDNIINAEIEKAINWSYYKNTWLKNESKSLKNKFYNYERGDIIISLDLGTLNIGTEIRYPHPCVVLYDNNEDWIIVTPITAAQIDKSVGKPIIHEFEVYIDEQKKKPRNEREFHFKKKSVIQVDQIYRVSKNRAVNKKRMKLREDLLNQIDNVILQKYIPKKHKLFEKMKELNLDISNKLNNEIKNNELLIKQINENEKEITSLKNKIEELKKSNLKKIME; encoded by the coding sequence ATGAATATCATAGATTTAGAAAAAATTGAAGAGATGAAAAAACAATTTCATATTAAAAGAAATATAACTAGTACTAACGAGATAATGATGAATGAAATTGAGAAAGTTTTAGTCGCTACTAAAGATAATATTATAAATGCGGAGATAGAGAAAGCTATTAATTGGAGTTATTATAAAAATACATGGTTAAAAAATGAATCAAAAAGCTTAAAAAATAAATTTTATAATTATGAAAGAGGCGACATAATTATTTCATTAGATTTAGGAACACTAAATATAGGTACAGAGATTAGATATCCTCATCCATGTGTAGTATTATATGACAATAATGAAGACTGGATTATTGTAACACCAATTACAGCAGCACAAATAGATAAATCAGTTGGAAAGCCAATAATACATGAGTTTGAAGTATATATTGATGAACAAAAAAAGAAACCTAGAAATGAACGTGAATTTCATTTTAAAAAGAAATCTGTTATTCAAGTAGATCAAATATACAGAGTAAGTAAAAATAGAGCTGTAAATAAAAAAAGAATGAAATTAAGAGAAGACTTATTAAATCAAATAGATAATGTTATATTGCAAAAATATATCCCTAAAAAACATAAGTTATTTGAAAAAATGAAAGAATTAAATTTAGATATATCTAATAAACTAAATAATGAAATTAAGAATAATGAATTATTAATAAAACAAATTAATGAGAATGAGAAAGAGATAACCTCATTAAAGAATAAGATAGAAGAATTAAAAAAAAGTAATTTAAAAAAGATAATGGAATAA